A single window of Oreochromis aureus strain Israel breed Guangdong linkage group 5, ZZ_aureus, whole genome shotgun sequence DNA harbors:
- the gnb1b gene encoding guanine nucleotide binding protein (G protein), beta polypeptide 1b translates to MSELDQLRQEAEQLKNQIRDARKACADATLSQITANIDPVGRIQMRTRRTLRGHLAKIYAMHWGTDSRLLVSASQDGKLIIWDSYTTNKVHAIPLRSSWVMTCAYAPSGNYVACGGLDNICSIYNLKTREGNVRVSRELAGHTGYLSCCRFLDDNQIVTSSGDTTCALWDIETGQQTTTFAGHTGDVMSLSLAPDSRLFVSGACDASAKLWDVREGMCRQTFTGHESDINAICFFPNGNAFATGSDDATCRLFDLRADQELMIYSHDNIICGITSVAFSKSGRLLLAGYDDFNCNVWDTLKADRAGVLAGHDNRVSCLGVTDDGMAVATGSWDSFLKIWN, encoded by the exons ATGAGTGAACTGGACCAGTTACGCCAAGAGGCAGAGCAGCTCAAGAATCAGATCAGA gaTGCCAGGAAAGCATGTGCAGATGCCACACTATCACAG ATCACAGCTAACATTGACCCCGTTGGCCGAATCCAGATGCGTACAAGACGAACGCTGCGGGGCCATTTGGCTAAAATATATGCCATGCATTGGGGAACAGATTCTAG gCTCTTGGTCAGTGCCTCTCAAGATGGCAAACTTATTATTTGGGATAGCTATACCACAAATAAG GTTCATGCCATTCCACTTCGATCTTCCTGGGTCATGACTTGCGCATATGCGCCTTCAGGAAACTATGTGGCCTGTGGTGGCTTAGATAACATCTGTTCCATCTACAACCTGAAAACACGTGAGGGGAATGTACGTGTGAGCCGTGAGCTCGCTGGACATACAG GATACCTGTCCTGTTGTCGCTTTCTTGATGACAACCAGATTGTTACAAGCTCTGGAGATACCACTTG TGCACTTTGGGACATTGAGACTGGCCAGCAGACAACCACATTTGCCGGACACACCGGTGATGTCATGAGCCTGTCACTGGCCCCTGACTCAAGGTTATTTGTCTCTGGTGCTTGTGATGCCTCTGCTAAACTCTGGGATGTTCGAGAGGGCATGTGCAGACAGACATTTACTGGCCATGAGTCTGACATTAATGCCATCTGT TTTTTCCCTAATGGAAATGCCTTTGCCACGGGCTCTGATGATGCCACCTGCAGGCTGTTTGATCTGCGTGCTGATCAGGAATTAATGATCTATTCTCATGACAATATCATATGTGGCATCACCTCTGTGGCATTCTCAAAGAGTGGCCGCCTTCTTCTGGCAGGATATGATGACTTTAACTGCAATGTGTGGGACACACTAAAAGCTGATCGTGCTG GTGTGTTGGCTGGACATGACAACCGCGTTAGCTGCCTGGGAGTTACTGATGATGGCATGGCAGTTGCAACAGGATCCTGGGACAGTTTTCTGAAGATCTGGAATTGA